TCTCCTTCAAACCTTCTTCAATGAACAGGCGTCAACCCCAGATAGGCCGAACTCCAGAGCTGGGCGGCGTTCGACTCATCCGCATCCCCGGCGCCTGCACCGAAGGCCACCACCTTATAATGGCCGTTCTCGAACGCCCATGACCACAGTTCGGAACTGGCCATATCGCGATGCGCCTCAATGCCCTTCCACAACGCCGTCCGGGCCGCCACCAGATGGGTACGGACCGGAACCGACAGATCACGGCGCTTCAGCTGGCGATCCAGACCAGCGGCCAGCAGGGCCTGCTGCCATGACCAGACCACCAGACCGTGATAGGCGCTTTGGGTGAAGCGACCCTTGTCCTCGGGCGTACCGTAGACGGCATTGGCGACCAGCAGGCCCACATCCGTCATCAGGCCAGCCGGAAAGGGGCGCATCATGGCGGTGACGTCGCGATCCAGCACCACGGGGTCAGGGCTGCCGAACATCAGCGCAAAGCCGGGATCGGAGTTCACCACGCGGACGGGTGCCCCATCGGCGTTGAGAGACAGGGCATGGAAGCGCAGGGGCTGGGCACCCACGGCCTTCAGCGCGGCTTGAGCGGGCACCTTCAGCGCGGCGGCATAGGCGGTGACATCGGCCTTGGCCTGAGCGGCGGGGACGGCCACATCGAAGAAGGTGGGCGCCTTGCTGGCCCAGATGTCGGCTGCGGCACCGGCCCTGGCGAAGGCGGATTTGTCCTCGCCCGACATATAGGGCGCCAGCACGCCGGAGGCCGTCAGGCGCTGGATGGCGCGCAGGGCGGCGGGGGCGAGGACGGCGTTCACGTCATAGGGATAGCGGCCGAGACCAAGGCCATCATTGCTGTCGCGCCATTCGCCGGTGGTGCGGCCATCCTTGATCGCGAGCAGATGCGCGACCGAGGGGTTTTGCGCGAAGGGCTGCGTGGTGGCCAGCACATAGCGCAGGTTGCGCATCAGGGCAGCACCTGCGGTTTCCTGCGCATCGCCCGCCTTGCCGCTGGGGGCGGCCAGAAACGCCCTGGCGCGGGCCATACCGGCGGGGCTGCCCAGCAGGGCGCGCTCGACCAGCGGGGCCAGCATATAGCTGGAATCGATCATGGCGTAGTCATATTCGGGGGCGTCGGTAAGGGGCTGGTGGTGACGCAGATGGTCCAGCACGGCGAATTCGCCAATGCCTTCCTCATGCGCGGCCTCACCCTGCGGCGACAGGCGGGCGATCACCGAGCGCAGCCCGCCCTCGATGGCCTCGGGCTGCAAGGCAGGCATCAGCAGGCTGAGCGACATCATCGTGTCGCGCCCGAAATAGGTGTTGAAGCGCCATGACCCGGCCATGAATTTCTCGCGATAGCTCAGGAAGCTGAGCGTGTTGCGCGCGGCGGGATCACGGTTCGCCTTGGGCGAGAGCAGCGCATCGCCTTGCAGCGGGGTGAGCGGGGTTTCGCCGCTCTGCGCCTCGATGCGCAGGGTGATCTTGCCGTCGGCGCCTGCCGTGATGCGGCCCATCGCCAGCGTGCCCTGCACCACCGTCACGGCAAGGCGATAGCCCGGCGCGCCATCCAGACGATCGCGCTGCCAGAGGATGGTCTGGCCGCTGATGCTGGGAGTGGTCTCGACCTCGGGGGTCTTGATGCCGTCGCTCTGGTAATCGCGCAGCACGCGCACCGAGGAGAGGACCGCCTGCTTCACCTGCAAGGCGGAGGCGGTGATTTCAGCTGTGGCGGTGATGCCATAGAGCTTGCGGCCCTTGGCATCCTCCACCGTCTGCGCCGTGGGCGGGGTGACCATGCGCCATGTGGCAGTCTGGCCAAGATGATCGAACCACAGGCCAACGCCGCTGTTCCCCGCCGGAAAGGCCACCAGAATGCGCGGATCGAGACCAGAGCGCAGCAGCAGATGCGCCGCGACCGGACCCTGCCGATAGAAGCTGTTGAGATTGTTCCCTTCCTTCACCTCGAACTGCAGCGGTTGAGCAGCGGGTTGCGCATGGGCCACAGGCACGGCCAACAAGGCAGCGGCGGCAAGCGAGAGGGAAGATTTCAAAAGCATCGATAGAACTCCGATCAAGCCGAATGTATGGCTCTGCGGTCAAAATTGGGTCAGCGCGGCGCTTGGGGCTGCAATCGCTGGCGGATCACATCCTCATGCCGGGGCAGCTTTGGCGTGGCGGCGGCGATCTCGCTGCGGATGCGGGCCAGATGCTGGTCATTGGCAGCAGCCGGAAAGCTGTCCATCAGCGGGTTGTAATCCTGCGGGATCAGCCCCTGCCCCATCATCACCGCGAACCAGCTTGCCTCGCGGAACAGCTCATCGGTACCCAGCACGATCCGGCCCGTGCGGGTGAACTGCTCTTCCTTATAGGTCAGGCTATCGGGCAGGCTCATGGTCTGGCACTGGCGCCACAGGGGTTCATCGCGGCCCTGCGTGCGGTGGTAATGCAGGATCAGGAAATCGCGCACGGTTTCCACATCCTGCCCATAAACGCGGTTGAACTGCTCGGCCACCAGCGGGTCGCAGCCGCGCGTGGGGAAGAGCGAGAGCAGCTTGGCGATGGCGCTCTGGATCAGATGGATGCTGGTCGATTCCAGCGGTTCGAGGAAGCCGCTGGCCAACCCCATGGCGATGACATTGCGGTTCCACACCTTGCGCCGCCGCCCGGTGGTGAAGCGGATCGGGCGCGGATCGGCCAGCGCCTTGCCATCCAAACGGGAGAGCAGTTTGGCCGCCGCCTCATCATCGCTGAGATGCTGGCTGGAATAGACATAGCCATTGCCGATGCGGTGCTGCAGCGGAATGCGCCATTGCCAGCCCGCCTCGCGCGCGGTGGCGCGTGTGTAGGGCGTGGGCGGCCCGGCGCTCTCGCAGGGCACCGCCAGAGCGCGGTCGCAGGGCAGCCAATGCGTCCAGTCCTCGTAACCGGTCTTGAGCGTCTGCTCGATCAGCAGCCCGCGAAAGCCCGAGCAGTCGATGAACAGATCGCCCTCGATCACCTCGCCGCGCTGGGTGGTGAGGCGCGTGATAAAGCCGTTTTCGCCATTCTGCTCAACGCGCTCGACCTTGCCTTCGATGCGCTGCACGCCCTTGGCCTCGCATTGGCGGCGCAGGAAGGCGGCATAGGAGGCGGCGTCGAAATGATAGGCAAAGCCCAAAGTGGAGAGCAGCGAGCGCGGATCGTTCGAAGGCGGCGCAAACCGCCCGGCCCGCGCCAGCTGCGTGGTCAGCGAGTAATCTTCATGGCTGTGCATGTCGCCAGCCAGATGTGCGCGTATCCAGCGGTGGTAGAACATCGGCCCATCGGCAGGCGCGCCATAGCGGCCGAAGGGATGGAAATAGGCACTGCCCTCGCCATTCCAGCCGGCAAATTCGATGCCCAGCTTGTAGGTGGCGTGGGTCTCACGCAGCAGGGCGGCCTCATCGATGCCCGCCAGCTGGTTGAACCAGTGGATGGTGGGGATGGTCGCCTCACCCACGCCGACGATGCCGATCTCGTCGGATTCGATCAGCGTGATGTCGAAGAGTTTCGGGCTGTTGACCTTGGCCAGAGCGGCGGCGGCCATCCAGCCCGCGGTGCCTCCCCCCAGGATCACCACCTTGCCGATACGCTGGTCCATCACGCCTCTTTCGTCAGGAAAAACAGGCGGCAACCCCGCGCCGGGGATTGCCGCCTGCTGGTTTACATCAGTCCGCTCAGAACTTGTACTGCAGCGAGACCATGCCGTTGGTGCCGACAATGCCACGGCCATAGAAATAGCCGTTGACCACCTGCTCGGACAGACCTTGACGCGGGTTACCCTCGGTCAGGCCCTGCGTGTTGGTGATGTTGTCCACGCTGGCATTGACCGTGATGCGGTCAGTCACATTCAGCTCGGCGCCCATCGACAGCACGCCATAGGCGGGCAGCGGCAGCGTGCCGGTCTGATCGGCGAAGATCTTGCCGATGTACTTGTAGCGCAGATAGATGCTGCCCAGATGATGCGGCAGATCCACCGCCGGAGTGATGGTGTACATCACCTTGGGCGTGCGGCCCGGCGTCAGGCCATCAGCCTGCGGATAGGGCGCGCAATTGGACAGGATGCCGTTGCTGATGCTGCCAAGGCAGGCGCTGGCATATTTCGGGTCCTGGAAGGTCGCCTGACCACGGATCGAGAGGAAGCGCAGCGGCTCATAGGTCGGGCGGTAGGACAGGTCGAGGTCGACACCATTGGTGGTGATGTTGGCGACGAAGCTTTCCGAGGTGCTGGTGCCCGCATCAAGGATCAGACCGTTGAAGCTCTGGTTCTTGAAGATGGTGCGGAACGGACGGACCGACCCCACAAAGCCGTGACCGGCATAGGTGATGCCCGCTTCCCACAGGGTGATCGCGGTGGCACCGTTCGAGTTGTTGCCATTCGTCTGATAGGAATGGGCGTAACGACCATAGACCGACAGATGCGAATTGTGGGTGTAGTTCACGCCCGCTGTCCAGTTAAGCGGGTTTTCGGCATAGCCTGAGTTGACCGAATAGGTGCCGTTGAAGGCATTCGGGTTCTGCTGCAGCAGGCCCGTCGTGCCCGGCGCCACAGCCGAAGGCGAGCTGTTGCCGCTGTAGCTGGTCTGCTTCTCATGCTCATAG
The Novosphingobium terrae DNA segment above includes these coding regions:
- a CDS encoding tryptophan halogenase family protein: MDQRIGKVVILGGGTAGWMAAAALAKVNSPKLFDITLIESDEIGIVGVGEATIPTIHWFNQLAGIDEAALLRETHATYKLGIEFAGWNGEGSAYFHPFGRYGAPADGPMFYHRWIRAHLAGDMHSHEDYSLTTQLARAGRFAPPSNDPRSLLSTLGFAYHFDAASYAAFLRRQCEAKGVQRIEGKVERVEQNGENGFITRLTTQRGEVIEGDLFIDCSGFRGLLIEQTLKTGYEDWTHWLPCDRALAVPCESAGPPTPYTRATAREAGWQWRIPLQHRIGNGYVYSSQHLSDDEAAAKLLSRLDGKALADPRPIRFTTGRRRKVWNRNVIAMGLASGFLEPLESTSIHLIQSAIAKLLSLFPTRGCDPLVAEQFNRVYGQDVETVRDFLILHYHRTQGRDEPLWRQCQTMSLPDSLTYKEEQFTRTGRIVLGTDELFREASWFAVMMGQGLIPQDYNPLMDSFPAAANDQHLARIRSEIAAATPKLPRHEDVIRQRLQPQAPR